In one window of Bacillota bacterium DNA:
- a CDS encoding helix-turn-helix domain-containing protein: protein MPGKQGDEKLSSLRAHHALNPRPEDVTDEAFRSGNPFFDARDLVQVKYEMLRRVEVDGLPAKRAAALFGFSRPSFYQAREAFRRGGLPGLLPQRPGPRRAHKFTEEVMGFLEAVLSEDPTLRPGELARMVRERLGLTVHPRSIERALGRARKGGRREKA, encoded by the coding sequence TTGCCGGGCAAACAGGGAGACGAGAAGCTCTCTTCCCTCCGGGCCCATCATGCGCTCAACCCGCGTCCGGAGGACGTGACAGACGAGGCCTTCCGGTCGGGGAACCCCTTCTTCGACGCCCGCGACCTGGTGCAGGTGAAGTACGAGATGCTGCGGCGTGTCGAGGTGGACGGGCTGCCAGCGAAGCGGGCGGCGGCGCTGTTTGGGTTTTCTCGCCCGTCGTTTTACCAGGCGCGGGAGGCGTTCCGGCGCGGCGGTCTTCCCGGGCTCCTGCCCCAGCGGCCGGGCCCCCGGAGGGCGCACAAGTTCACGGAGGAGGTGATGGGGTTTCTGGAGGCCGTGCTTTCCGAGGACCCGACGCTGCGTCCGGGCGAGCTGGCCCGCATGGTGAGGGAACGACTCGGCCTGACGGTGCATCCCCGGAGCATCGAGCGGGCCCTGGGGCGGGCCCGAAAAGGGGGGCGCCGGGAAAAGGCGTAG
- a CDS encoding DUF5372 family protein, which yields MVHPYHPLSGQEFELLTWCQAWCEDRVFFEDREGRVRSLPASWTDVAPADPFVTLSGGRSIFRLQDLRALAALVRDLQESGKEDGDRVKEITP from the coding sequence GTGGTGCATCCCTACCATCCCTTGAGTGGCCAGGAATTCGAGCTTCTCACCTGGTGCCAGGCGTGGTGCGAAGACCGGGTGTTTTTCGAAGACCGCGAGGGAAGGGTGCGGTCCCTTCCCGCCAGCTGGACGGATGTGGCGCCTGCTGATCCGTTTGTCACTCTGTCAGGGGGTCGCTCGATCTTCCGCCTCCAGGACCTGCGTGCCCTGGCGGCACTGGTGAGGGATCTTCAAGAGTCGGGGAAGGAAGACGGAGACCGTGTAAAGGAGATTACGCCGTGA
- the istB gene encoding IS21-like element helper ATPase IstB → MTEVERLRQQLRKLSLHTMAAIFEEEAEKAAKSQMSYTAFLARLADEEVAAKAERSINAKVAKARFPAIKTLESFDFSFQPSLPVATIKELAELGFLDKAENIVLVGPSGTGKTHLAIALGLKACMARKRVLFTTVHALLDQLVAATVDRSLGSRLEALSRLDLVIADELGYMPVDTQRANLFFQFVSCRYEKGSIILTTNKAFDQWGQVFGDDVIASAILDRLLHHSHIIAINGPSYRLKDKLDRAAQAAGATARRESA, encoded by the coding sequence GTGACCGAGGTGGAGCGGTTGAGGCAGCAGCTGCGGAAGCTCAGCCTGCACACCATGGCCGCCATATTCGAAGAGGAGGCGGAGAAGGCGGCCAAAAGCCAGATGAGCTACACGGCCTTCCTGGCGCGCCTGGCCGACGAGGAGGTGGCTGCCAAGGCGGAGCGGTCGATCAACGCCAAGGTGGCCAAGGCGCGTTTCCCCGCCATCAAGACCCTGGAGTCGTTCGACTTCAGCTTCCAGCCCTCCCTCCCGGTGGCAACGATCAAGGAGTTGGCGGAACTGGGCTTCCTGGACAAGGCGGAAAACATCGTCCTGGTGGGACCGAGCGGCACGGGGAAGACCCATCTTGCCATCGCCCTGGGTCTGAAGGCCTGCATGGCGAGAAAAAGGGTCCTGTTCACCACCGTGCACGCGCTGCTGGACCAACTGGTGGCGGCAACCGTAGACCGATCTCTGGGGTCGCGCCTGGAGGCGCTCAGCCGCCTGGATCTGGTCATCGCCGACGAACTGGGGTACATGCCGGTGGACACCCAGAGGGCGAACCTCTTCTTCCAGTTCGTCAGCTGCCGCTACGAGAAGGGCTCCATCATCCTGACCACCAACAAGGCCTTCGACCAGTGGGGGCAGGTATTCGGAGACGACGTCATCGCCTCCGCCATCCTCGACCGCCTTCTCCACCACAGCCACATCATCGCCATCAACGGGCCCAGTTACCGGCTCAAGGACAAGCTGGACCGGGCCGCGCAGGCCGCCGGAGCCACGGCCCGGCGCGAATCAGCCTGA
- a CDS encoding 2-oxoisovalerate dehydrogenase, whose product MDSEIVFLVEEAPEGGYQARALGYSIFTEADSLAELKEAVRDAVRCHFDDDRDRPRVIRLHFVRDEVLAL is encoded by the coding sequence GTGGACTCCGAGATCGTATTCCTCGTAGAGGAAGCCCCTGAGGGCGGCTACCAGGCGCGTGCGCTTGGCTACTCAATCTTCACCGAGGCGGACTCCCTCGCAGAACTCAAGGAAGCCGTGCGCGACGCGGTCCGGTGCCACTTCGACGATGACCGGGACCGCCCGCGCGTGATCCGTCTTCACTTCGTCAGGGACGAGGTCCTCGCGCTGTGA
- a CDS encoding type II toxin-antitoxin system HicA family toxin, translating to MKLPRDVSTQELARLLGRYGYRITRQTGSHLRLTTLQNGEHHVTIPNHDVLKVGTLSSILADVAAHLKVGKEALIKDLFG from the coding sequence GTGAAACTCCCCAGAGACGTAAGCACCCAAGAACTGGCCCGGCTGCTGGGCCGGTACGGGTACCGCATCACGCGACAGACGGGGTCCCATCTGAGGCTTACGACTCTGCAAAACGGCGAGCACCACGTCACCATCCCCAATCATGACGTCCTCAAGGTCGGGACCCTCAGTTCTATCCTGGCCGACGTTGCTGCTCACCTCAAGGTTGGCAAAGAGGCTCTCATCAAAGACCTTTTCGGCTGA